In Brachypodium distachyon strain Bd21 chromosome 2, Brachypodium_distachyon_v3.0, whole genome shotgun sequence, one genomic interval encodes:
- the LOC104582738 gene encoding uncharacterized protein LOC104582738: MEAVAGGAGDVVRVEAPVKMPAEHLVRPVLPQGGQEAPNVDHVVAGKIDLEGQNMGVSEKSGGIMGNTNDEMYDSLRLIQEERDDLLFKQQILEEFTAECDMAIQKILIEGKMTPDVISIIDKYKNMLELANSSFSGYGDQILTTERLRIRIRVALPLNSRCQELDEICRDNNWILPRYVVLPSVEDGMFQASVRMVGLDFDMRIDGDRCMTPREARGSAAAYMIHEIQKKGGRREDRGREGRICKVA, from the exons ATGGAGGCGgttgccggcggcgccggagatgTGGTGCGGGTGGAGGCCCCAGTGAAGATGCCGGCAGAGCACCTGGTGAGGCCGGTGCTTCCGCAGGGGGGGCAGGAG GCACCAAATGTTGACCATGTAGTAGCGGGGAAGATTGATTTGGAAGGTCAAAACATGGGTGTGTCAGAAAAGTCAG GAGGCATCATGGGGAACACAAATGATGAGATGTATGATTCACTACGATTAATTCAGGAAGAACGGGATGATCTT CTTTTCAAGCAACAGATACTTGAAGAATTTACTGCTGAATGTGATATGGCCATTCAGAAAATCTTGATTG AAGGGAAGATGACACCAGATGTGATATCAATAATAGACAAATATAAGAATATGTTGGAACTTGCCAATTCATCTTTCTCTGGATACGGCGATCAAATCTTGACCACAGAGAGGTTGAGAATAAGAATAAGGGTGGCACTCCCCCTGAACAGTAGATGCCAA GAGCTAGATGAGATCTGCCGGGACAACAACTGGATACTCCCTAGATATGTGGTGCTACCTTCAGTAGAAGATG GAATGTTCCAGGCCAGTGTACGTATGGTGGGCCTGGATTTTGACATGAGAATTGACGGTGATCGTTGTATGACCCCACGTGAAGCGAGGGGCTCTGCGGCTGCCTATATGATACATGAGATTCAAAAGAAAGGcggaagaagagaagacagaggaagagaaggcagGATATGCAAAGTTGCCTAA